A section of the Ornithinimicrobium sufpigmenti genome encodes:
- the nuoK gene encoding NADH-quinone oxidoreductase subunit NuoK, whose product MGLEAWVYLSVVLFAIGALTVLTRRNTIIVFMGIELMLNACNLALITFARIHGNLDAQVYALFVMVVAAAEVVIGLGIIMSIFRARRSASVDDANLLKL is encoded by the coding sequence ATGGGTCTGGAGGCCTGGGTCTACCTCTCGGTGGTCCTGTTCGCGATCGGTGCCCTCACGGTGCTGACCCGCCGCAACACGATCATCGTCTTCATGGGCATCGAGCTCATGCTCAACGCCTGCAACCTGGCGCTGATCACCTTCGCCCGCATCCACGGCAACCTCGACGCCCAGGTCTACGCCCTGTTCGTCATGGTCGTGGCCGCCGCGGAGGTCGTGATCGGCCTGGGGATCATCATGTCCATCTTCCGTGCGCGTCGCTCGGCCTCGGTCGACGACGCCAACCTGCTGAAGCTCTAA
- a CDS encoding NADH-quinone oxidoreductase subunit J produces MTPVEGTEAITGMETAVFWLLSALAVGGGMGLLFARKAVHAAMSMAVVMVTLGIIYIVQSAEFVGIIQIFVYSGAVMMLFLFVVMMIGVDASDSMVETIRGHRGWAFAVGLVFLGFAVYGLSRVAWPAPAGLEQAQAEGSVTALAREIFERQVLPFEVLGTLLVIAVMGAMVLAHGDRLLPKTNQRQASQDKLRSGRWLSGKPGPGVYARHNAADTPALAPDGTPVEESVPRALVARGQVTNPSAYRLPPQAGTPAGEPAGDLDADDMPSGTVASQEVGHAPDQASGEPVDTQEDER; encoded by the coding sequence ATGACCCCGGTCGAGGGGACCGAGGCGATCACCGGCATGGAGACGGCCGTCTTCTGGCTGCTGTCCGCCCTCGCGGTCGGCGGCGGCATGGGGCTGCTGTTCGCCCGCAAGGCCGTGCACGCCGCGATGTCCATGGCCGTGGTCATGGTCACGCTCGGCATCATCTACATCGTCCAGAGCGCCGAGTTCGTCGGCATCATCCAGATCTTCGTGTACTCCGGCGCGGTGATGATGCTCTTCCTCTTCGTCGTCATGATGATCGGCGTCGACGCCTCCGACTCCATGGTCGAGACCATCCGCGGCCACCGCGGCTGGGCCTTCGCCGTCGGGCTGGTCTTCCTCGGCTTCGCGGTGTACGGCCTGTCCCGCGTCGCCTGGCCCGCGCCCGCCGGTCTGGAGCAGGCGCAGGCCGAGGGCAGCGTGACCGCGCTCGCCCGGGAGATCTTCGAGCGCCAGGTGCTGCCGTTCGAGGTTCTGGGCACCCTGCTCGTCATCGCGGTGATGGGCGCCATGGTGCTCGCCCACGGCGACCGGCTGCTGCCCAAGACCAACCAGCGCCAGGCCTCGCAGGACAAGCTGCGCTCCGGCCGTTGGCTGTCCGGCAAGCCCGGCCCGGGCGTCTACGCCCGCCACAACGCCGCCGACACCCCGGCCCTGGCTCCGGACGGCACCCCGGTCGAGGAGTCCGTGCCGCGCGCGCTGGTGGCCCGCGGTCAGGTCACCAACCCCAGTGCCTACCGGCTGCCGCCGCAGGCGGGCACCCCGGCGGGCGAGCCCGCCGGCGACCTGGACGCCGACGACATGCCCAGCGGCACCGTGGCGTCCCAGGAGGTCGGGCACGCGCCGGACCAGGCGTCCGGAGAGCCGGTCGACACGCAGGAGGATGAGCGCTGA
- the nuoI gene encoding NADH-quinone oxidoreductase subunit NuoI yields MADQNDPTAAGQPSRREPAPAPAQTQADPTGGKPEPGFLSQLFAPVAGFGVTFATMFRKVRTQEYPEVVRPTQKRYHGRHQLNRHPDGLEKCVGCELCAWACPADAIYVEGADNTEAARFSPGERYGRVYQINYLRCIFCGLCIEACPTRALTMTNEYEMADAEREPLIYEKHQLLAPLGPEMLAPPFPYAEGMTERDYYRGQVTGPTQQQKDYVAQRDAEATATQAEEVTR; encoded by the coding sequence GTGGCTGACCAGAACGACCCGACAGCAGCTGGGCAGCCGAGCCGGCGGGAGCCGGCACCGGCACCGGCGCAGACCCAGGCCGACCCGACCGGCGGCAAGCCGGAGCCGGGCTTCCTGTCCCAGCTCTTCGCCCCGGTCGCCGGGTTCGGCGTGACCTTCGCGACCATGTTCCGCAAGGTGCGCACCCAGGAGTACCCGGAGGTCGTGCGACCCACCCAGAAGCGGTACCACGGGCGGCACCAGCTCAACCGCCACCCCGACGGGCTGGAGAAGTGCGTGGGCTGCGAGCTGTGCGCCTGGGCCTGCCCGGCCGACGCGATCTACGTCGAGGGCGCGGACAACACCGAGGCGGCGCGGTTCAGCCCCGGTGAGCGCTACGGCCGCGTCTACCAGATCAACTACCTGCGCTGCATCTTCTGCGGCCTGTGCATCGAGGCGTGCCCGACGCGTGCGCTGACGATGACCAACGAGTACGAGATGGCCGACGCCGAGCGCGAGCCGCTGATCTACGAGAAGCACCAGCTGCTGGCGCCGCTGGGCCCGGAGATGCTGGCCCCGCCGTTCCCGTACGCCGAGGGCATGACCGAGCGCGACTACTACCGCGGCCAGGTCACCGGCCCGACCCAGCAGCAGAAGGACTACGTCGCCCAGCGCGACGCCGAGGCCACCGCGACCCAGGCCGAGGAGGTCACGCGATGA